The Argiope bruennichi chromosome 9, qqArgBrue1.1, whole genome shotgun sequence genome contains a region encoding:
- the LOC129985118 gene encoding intracellular coagulation inhibitor 1-like, with protein MGNKLVAVNILSRILQAFYKMSGFSVFGSFFVFWVAFASAGVISSRNYVSRENFRKLALANNELAFNLHRKLASGTSGNVFFSPFSVATVFGMLYYGARGETAEELREALGYERADLPDELIHSTFNHFLRSILHNRYLSEKFVFNTANAVLVDERFEIFEEYRRNIRELYGAVMRNVKFSREAPRIVEEINDYVREKTNGKIDRVFDELSPSNVFVLLNAVYFKAAFNTLFKQERTRYEVFYNYGLESEARRVPMMHVTSYLPYAAFDEFQVLELPYTRENVSMLIFLPNERDGIHDLEENFTRERLANVQRRLYRTTVDVSLPKFKLQFEKELSPELEALGAYRIFRTGADFSGITRSRNISVSEVFHKAVIEVNEEGSEKDAVAEIVADKTSLITEKSRFRADHPFLFAIVEKSSNSILFLGRVNSL; from the exons atgggAAACAAATTAGTAGCAGTTAACATTTTGTCTCGAATTCTTCAAG CTTTCTACAAGATGAGCGGTTTCAGTGTTTTTGGTTCTTTCTTTGTCTTCTGGGTTGCCTTTGCTTCTGCGGGTGTAATCTCTAGTCGAAATTATGTGTCCAGGGAAAATTTCCGAAAATTGGCGTTGGCGAACAACGAGTTGGCTTTCAACCTGCATCGAAAACTCGCATCTGGCACTTCAGGAAATGTATTTTTCTCGCCATTCAGCGTCGCCACAGTTTTCGGCATGCTTTATTATGGAGCCAGAGGAGAGACAGCTGAG GAACTGAGAGAGGCCCTGGGTTACGAGAGAGCGGATTTACCAGATGAACTTATCCACAGTACTTTCAATCATTTCCTGAGGTCCATTTTACACAATAGATATTTATCAGAGAAATTCGTTTTCAACACCGCTAATGCCGTACTTGTCGATGAACGATTTGAAATATTTGAGGAGTACAGACGCAACATCCGGGAGTTGTATGGAGCAGTCATGCGAAATGTGAAATTCTCTAGGGAAGCTCCCAGGATCGTGGAAGAAATCAACGATTATGTCAGGGAGAAGACGAATGGGAAGATCGATAGGGTTTTCGATGAGTTGAGTCCTTCCAATGTTTTCGTCTTATTGAACGCTGTGTACTTCAAAGCAGCTTTTAATACTCTTTTCAAGCAAGAAAGAACAAGATATGAAGTCTTTTATAACTATGGATTGGAATCAGAAGCAAG GAGAGTGCCTATGATGCACGTTACATCTTACTTACCCTATGCTGCTTTCGATGAATTTCAAGTCCTGGAGTTGCCTTACACGAGAGAAAATGTCAGTATGCTCATCTTCCTGCCGAATGAAAGAGATGGAATCCATGATTTAGAAGAGAATTTTACTCGTGAAAGACTAGCTAACGTCCAGCGACGGCTGTACAGAACTACGGTAGATGTCTCGCTGCCAAAATTCAAGCTTCAGTTTGAGAAAGAACTTTCTCCAGAACTGGAAGCTCTTGGCGCCTATCGGATCTTTAGGACTGGAGCTGACTTCTCAGGAATAACCCGCAGCAGGAATATTTCCGTAAGCGAAGTCTTTCACAAAGCAGTCATCGAGGTGAATGAAGAAGGAAGCGAAAAAGATGCAGTGGCAGAGATCGTTGCAGATAAAACAAGTCTGATTACTGAAAAATCAAGATTCAGAGCAGACCATCCTTTCCTGTTCGCTATTGTTGAAAAAAGTAGCAACTCGATCTTGTTCTTGGGTCGTGTAAATAGTCTGTAG
- the LOC129985116 gene encoding intracellular coagulation inhibitor 2-like, with amino-acid sequence MSNFSVLGSFLVFWVAFASAGVISSRDYVSGENFRKLALANNELAFNLHRRLASGSSGNILFSPFSISTVFGMLYYGARGETAEELREVLGYERADLPDELVHSTFNHFLKAVLRNRDSTDRYVFDAANALLVDERFEMFEEYRRNIRELYRATVQNVDFSSEASKIVEEINDYVREKTNGKIDRVFDELGPSSVFVLLNAVYFKGAFKTQFKQERTRYEVFYNYGLESEARAAYNMSNFSVFGSFFVFWVAFASAGVISSRNYVSRENFRKLALANNELAFNLHRRLASGTSGNVFFSPFSISTVFGMLYYGARGGTAEELREVLGYERADLPDELVHSTFNYFLRAILKNRYSSYKYAFNAANALLVDERFEMSEEYRRNVQELYRAAVQNVDFSREAPRIVEEINDYVREKTNGKIYRVFDDLSPSNIFVLLNAVYFKGTFKTQFKQERTRYKVFYNYGLESEARRVPMMHVTSYFQYASFDEFQALELPYKGENVSLLVLLPNDRCGIYDLEESFTPERLTNVQRQLYRTEVDVSLPKFKYQFEKELSPYMKALGANQIFRTGADFSGMTQSRDVFVSQVFHKAVIEVNEEGSEAAAVTEIDVEETSLNLEKPRFRADHPFLFAIVEKSSNLILFLGRVNSL; translated from the exons ATGAGCAATTTTAGTGTGCTCGGTTCTTTTCTTGTCTTCTGGGTTGCGTTTGCTTCTGCGGGAGTAATCTCCAGTCGAGATTATGTATCCGGGGAAAATTTCCGAAAATTGGCGTTGGCGAACAACGAGTTGGCTTTCAACCTGCACCGAAGACTCGCATCTGGCTCTTCAGGAAATATACTTTTCTCGCCATTTAGCATCTCCACAGTTTTCGGCATGCTTTATTATGGAGCCAGAGGAGAAACAGCTGAG GAGCTGAGAGAGGTCCTTGGTTACGAGAGAGCCGATTTACCAGATGAACTTGTCCACAGCACTTTCAATCATTTCCTGAAAGCCGTTTTACGGAATAGAGATTCCACAGACAGATACGTTTTCGACGCCGCTAATGCTTTACTTGTCGATGAACGATTTGAAATGTTTGAGGAGTACAGACGCAACATCCGGGAGTTGTACAGAGCAACCGTACAAAATGTGGATTTCTCCAGTGAAGCTTCCAAGATCGTGGAAGAAATCAACGATTACGTCAGGGAGAAGACGAATGGGAAGATCGATAGGGTTTTCGACGAGTTGGGCCCGTCTAGTGTTTTCGTCTTATTGAACGCTGTGTATTTCAAAGGAGCTTTTAAGACTCAGTTCAAGCAGGAAAGAACAAgatatgaagttttttataattACGGATTGGAATCAGAAGCAAG agctGCCTACAACATGAGCAATTTTAGTGTGTTCGGTTCTTTCTTTGTCTTCTGGGTTGCTTTTGCTTCTGCGGGAGTAATCTCCAGTCGAAATTATGTATCCAgggaaaattttcgaaaattggCGTTGGCGAACAACGAGTTGGCTTTCAACCTGCACCGAAGACTCGCATCTGGCACTTCAGGAAATGTATTTTTCTCGCCATTTAGCATCTCCACTGTTTTCGGAATGCTTTATTATGGAGCCAGAGGAGGAACAGCTGAG GAACTGAGAGAAGTGCTAGGTTATGAGAGAGCCGATTTACCAGATGAACTCGTCCACAGCACTTTCAATTATTTCCTGAGGGCcattttaaagaataggtattcCTCATATAAATATGCTTTCAACGCCGCTAATGCTTTACTTGTCGATGAACGATTTGAAATGTCTGAGGAGTACAGACGCAATGTCCAGGAATTGTACAGAGCAGCTGTACAAAATGTGGACTTCTCTAGGGAAGCTCCCAGGATCGTGGAAGAAATCAACGATTATGTCAGGGAGAAGACGAATGGAAAGATCTACAGGGTTTTTGACGATTTGAGCCCGTCCAATATTTTCGTCTTATTGAATGCTGTGTACTTCAAAGGAACTTTTAAGACTCAGTTCAAGCAGGAAAGAACAAGATATAAAGTCTTTTATAACTATGGACTGGAATCCGAAGCAAG GAGAGTGCCTATGATGCACGTAAcatcttattttcaatatgcCTCTTTCGATGAATTCCAAGCCCTGGAATTGCCTTACAAGGGAGAAAATGTCAGCCTGCTCGTCTTGCTGCCAAACGATAGATGTGGAATCTATGATCTAGAAGAGAGTTTCACACCTGAAAGACTAACCAACGTCCAGCGACAGCTGTACAGAACTGAGGTAGATGTCTCGTTGCCAAAATTCAAATATCAGTTCGAGAAAGAACTCTCCCCATATATGAAAGCCCTTGGTGCCAATCAGATCTTCAGGACTGGGGCTGACTTCTCAGGAATGACCCAAAGCAGGGACGTGTTCGTAAGTCAAGTCTTTCACAAAGCAGTCATCGAGGTGAATGAAGAAGGAAGCGAAGCAGCGGCAGTGACAGAGATCGATGTAGAAGAGACGAGTCTCAATCTTGAAAAACCAAGATTCAGAGCAGACCATCCTTTCCTGTTCGCTATTGTTGAAAAAAGTAGCAACTTGATCTTGTTCTTGGGTCGTGTAAATAGTCTGTAG